The Mycobacterium seoulense genome has a window encoding:
- a CDS encoding type II toxin-antitoxin system PemK/MazF family toxin has product MASARKSQWKTFQRFAENLVFDRAPRLARHVQNSQTVLRELQQAVKITANVIAAAAPQQPAIAAGRPVTSTSFPTAQRARKLVYAPDLDGRADPGEIVWTWVVYEDDPTRGKDRPVLVVGRDRRVLLGLMVSSQDRHADDRDWIAIGSGAWDYEGRQSWVRLDRVLDVPEESIRREGAILDREIFDLVAERLRADYSWS; this is encoded by the coding sequence ATGGCGTCTGCCCGCAAATCCCAGTGGAAGACGTTCCAGCGGTTCGCGGAAAACCTGGTGTTCGACCGGGCCCCGCGACTGGCCCGGCACGTGCAGAACTCGCAGACGGTGCTGCGCGAACTGCAGCAGGCGGTCAAGATCACCGCGAACGTCATCGCCGCCGCCGCGCCGCAACAGCCCGCGATCGCCGCGGGCCGCCCGGTGACGAGCACGAGCTTCCCCACCGCGCAGCGCGCGCGCAAGCTGGTCTACGCCCCCGACCTCGACGGCCGGGCCGATCCCGGCGAGATCGTGTGGACGTGGGTGGTTTACGAGGACGATCCCACCCGCGGCAAGGACCGCCCCGTGCTGGTGGTCGGTCGTGACCGCCGCGTCTTGCTGGGGTTGATGGTGTCCAGCCAGGACCGCCACGCCGACGACCGGGACTGGATCGCGATCGGTTCCGGCGCTTGGGATTACGAGGGCAGGCAGAGCTGGGTGCGGCTGGACCGGGTGCTCGACGTGCCCGAAGAGAGCATCCGCCGCGAGGGCGCGATCCTGGATCGGGAAATCTTCGACCTGGTGGCCGAGCGGTTGCGCGCTGACTATTCCTGGAGCTGA
- a CDS encoding glycoside hydrolase family 15 protein — protein MVLHAQPDDQPADAMPEEAFEAAPAVLPSNIDFSAPAPLASSAALRNPFPPIADYAFLSDWETTCLISPAGSVEWLCVPRPDSPSVFGAILDRSAGHFRLGPYGVSVPSARRYLPGSLIMETTWQTHTGWLIVRDALVMGPWHDIERRSRTHRRTPMDWDAEHILLRTVRCVSGTVELMMSCEPAFDYHRVGATWEYSANAYGEAIARAAKQPDAHPTLRLTTNLRIGLEGREARARTRMKEGDDVFVALSWTKHPAPQTYEEAADKMWQTTECWRQWINIGNFPDHPWRAYLQRSALTLKGLTYSPTGALLAAATTSLPETPQGERNWDYRYAWVRDSTFALWGLYTLGLDREADDFFAFIADVSGANSNERHPLQVMYGVGGERSLVEEELHHLSGYDHARPVRIGNGAYDQVQHDIWGSILDSFYLHCKSREQIPESLWPVLKKQVEEAIKHWREPDRGIWEVRGEPQHFTSSKVMCWVALDRGAKLAERQGEKSYAQQWRAIAEEIKNDILQNGVDSRGVFTQRYGSDALDASLLLVVLTRFLPPDDPRVRNTVLAIADELTSEGLVLRYRVEQTDDGLSGEEGTFTICSFWLVSALVEIGEVARAKRLCERLLSYASPLHLYAEEIEPRTGRHLGNFPQAFTHLALINAVVHVIRAEEEADGSGMFQPANAPM, from the coding sequence ATGGTCCTGCACGCCCAGCCCGATGACCAGCCCGCCGACGCCATGCCCGAGGAGGCATTCGAAGCGGCTCCGGCGGTCTTGCCTTCGAACATCGACTTCAGCGCACCGGCGCCGCTCGCTTCCAGCGCAGCACTGCGGAACCCGTTCCCGCCGATCGCCGATTACGCCTTCCTGTCGGACTGGGAGACGACGTGCCTCATCTCCCCCGCGGGATCCGTCGAATGGCTGTGCGTGCCGCGGCCCGACTCGCCCAGCGTGTTCGGTGCGATCCTGGACCGCAGCGCCGGCCACTTTCGGCTCGGCCCCTACGGCGTCTCGGTGCCCTCGGCCCGCCGCTACCTGCCCGGCAGCCTGATCATGGAGACCACCTGGCAAACCCACACCGGCTGGCTGATCGTGCGCGACGCGCTGGTGATGGGGCCGTGGCACGACATCGAGCGCCGGTCGCGGACCCACCGCCGCACGCCGATGGACTGGGACGCCGAGCACATCCTGCTGCGCACGGTGCGCTGCGTCAGCGGCACCGTCGAGCTGATGATGAGCTGCGAGCCCGCCTTCGATTACCACCGCGTCGGGGCCACCTGGGAGTACTCGGCCAACGCGTACGGCGAGGCCATCGCGCGGGCCGCCAAGCAGCCCGACGCGCACCCGACCCTGCGGCTCACCACGAATCTGCGGATCGGGCTGGAGGGCCGCGAGGCGCGCGCACGCACGCGGATGAAAGAGGGCGACGATGTGTTCGTCGCCCTGAGCTGGACCAAGCACCCGGCGCCGCAGACCTACGAAGAGGCCGCGGACAAGATGTGGCAGACCACCGAGTGCTGGCGGCAGTGGATCAACATCGGCAACTTCCCGGACCACCCGTGGCGGGCCTACCTGCAACGCAGCGCGCTCACGTTGAAGGGGCTCACGTACTCTCCCACCGGGGCGCTGCTGGCGGCCGCCACCACCTCGCTGCCGGAAACGCCGCAGGGCGAACGCAATTGGGACTACCGCTACGCGTGGGTGCGTGACTCGACGTTCGCGTTGTGGGGCCTCTACACGCTGGGACTGGACCGGGAGGCCGACGACTTCTTCGCGTTCATCGCCGACGTCTCCGGCGCCAACAGCAACGAGCGGCACCCGCTGCAGGTGATGTACGGCGTGGGCGGCGAACGCAGCCTGGTCGAAGAGGAGCTGCACCACCTGTCCGGGTATGACCATGCCCGCCCGGTGCGCATCGGCAACGGCGCCTACGACCAGGTCCAGCACGACATCTGGGGCTCCATCCTCGATTCGTTCTACCTGCACTGCAAATCCCGCGAGCAGATCCCGGAGAGTTTGTGGCCGGTGCTGAAGAAGCAGGTGGAGGAGGCCATCAAGCACTGGCGCGAGCCCGACCGGGGCATCTGGGAGGTCCGCGGCGAACCGCAGCACTTCACCTCGTCGAAGGTGATGTGCTGGGTCGCGCTCGACCGCGGCGCGAAGCTGGCCGAGCGCCAGGGCGAGAAGAGCTACGCCCAGCAGTGGCGGGCCATCGCCGAGGAGATCAAGAACGACATCCTGCAAAACGGGGTGGATTCCCGCGGGGTGTTCACCCAGCGTTACGGCAGCGACGCGCTGGACGCCTCGCTGCTGCTGGTGGTGCTGACCCGCTTCCTGCCGCCGGACGACCCCCGGGTGCGCAACACCGTGCTGGCCATCGCCGACGAACTCACCTCCGAAGGCCTGGTTCTGCGGTACCGCGTCGAACAGACCGACGACGGGCTGTCCGGGGAGGAAGGCACGTTCACCATCTGCTCGTTCTGGCTGGTGTCGGCGCTGGTGGAGATCGGCGAGGTGGCGCGCGCCAAGCGCTTGTGCGAGCGGCTGCTGTCCTACGCCAGCCCCTTGCACCTCTACGCCGAGGAGATCGAGCCGCGCACCGGCCGGCACCTGGGCAACTTCCCGCAGGCGTTCACCCACCTGGCGCTGATCAACGCGGTCGTGCACGTGATCCGCGCCGAGGAGGAGGCCGACGGCTCCGGGATGTTCCAGCCCGCCAACGCGCCGATGTAG
- a CDS encoding sensor domain-containing protein: MTPTRAGALVGIGLLTVALTTGCTVSGTARPAPGLKPHPVTGQAVKKVLLDDGELAKLLGQSFGTKAELPARFGGPEVLPPAFGAVSPLNCVGVTSMMVKNAYQSGDVKNGARATWWNLRGPAKVISVAEGVVALSSTAGAAALFQQFAQQWRDCDGTTVTIGRPSTITDRPAIVFSDTISEVRVADSVLAATISIDTQLPGIPSSGPRPEARAIGVRGNCLVEVEVAFFNSTSPSDAGSGDVHRSAVDVAHALMDKVSGLS; encoded by the coding sequence GTGACGCCGACGCGAGCCGGAGCCCTGGTCGGTATCGGCCTGCTGACCGTCGCTCTGACCACCGGCTGCACCGTCTCGGGCACCGCGCGACCCGCGCCGGGTTTGAAGCCCCACCCGGTCACGGGGCAAGCCGTCAAGAAGGTGCTGCTCGACGACGGTGAGCTCGCCAAGCTGCTCGGCCAGTCCTTTGGCACCAAGGCCGAACTTCCGGCGCGGTTCGGCGGGCCCGAGGTGTTGCCGCCGGCGTTCGGGGCGGTCTCACCGCTCAACTGCGTCGGCGTCACCTCGATGATGGTGAAGAACGCCTACCAATCCGGCGACGTCAAGAACGGGGCGCGAGCGACGTGGTGGAACCTGCGCGGGCCGGCGAAGGTGATCAGTGTGGCCGAGGGCGTGGTCGCCTTGTCCAGCACTGCCGGGGCCGCCGCCTTGTTCCAGCAGTTCGCCCAGCAATGGCGCGACTGCGACGGCACGACGGTGACCATCGGGCGCCCCAGCACCATCACCGACCGTCCCGCGATCGTGTTCTCGGACACCATTTCCGAGGTGCGAGTCGCTGATTCCGTTCTGGCGGCGACTATTTCGATCGACACCCAGTTGCCCGGCATACCGTCGAGCGGGCCGCGGCCCGAGGCGCGTGCGATCGGCGTGCGGGGGAACTGCCTCGTCGAAGTCGAGGTGGCGTTCTTCAATTCGACGAGCCCGTCGGACGCGGGATCCGGCGATGTGCACCGCAGCGCCGTCGACGTCGCGCACGCGCTGATGGACAAGGTCAGCGGGTTGAGCTGA
- the cysT gene encoding sulfate ABC transporter permease subunit CysT has protein sequence MTAAVTPGPQAIRPGLGGDEHRAPSARGSRESGATSLRVGVATLWLSVIVLLPLAAIAWQAAGGGWHAFWLAITSNAALESFRVTLTISAGVTVVNLVFGLVIAWVLVRDDFVGKRLVDAIIDLPFALPTIVASLVMLALYGTNSPVNLHLQHTAWGVAVALAFVTLPFVVRAVQPVLLEIDRETEEAAASLGASGRKVFTSVVLPSLTPSLLSGAGLAFSRAIGEFGSVVLIGGAVPGKTEVSSQWIRTLIENDDRTGAAAISIVLLSISFVVLFILRIVGGRAAKRQELAR, from the coding sequence ATGACGGCCGCAGTCACCCCCGGCCCGCAGGCAATCAGGCCCGGGCTCGGCGGCGACGAGCACCGCGCGCCGTCGGCGCGGGGTTCGCGCGAATCCGGTGCCACGTCGCTGCGGGTGGGCGTGGCGACGCTGTGGCTTTCGGTGATCGTGCTGCTGCCGCTGGCCGCAATCGCATGGCAGGCCGCCGGCGGCGGCTGGCACGCCTTCTGGCTGGCGATCACCTCAAACGCCGCCCTGGAGTCGTTCCGGGTGACGCTGACCATCTCCGCCGGGGTCACGGTGGTGAATCTGGTCTTCGGCCTGGTGATCGCCTGGGTGCTGGTGCGGGATGATTTCGTCGGCAAGCGGCTCGTCGATGCCATCATCGACCTGCCGTTCGCGCTGCCGACCATCGTCGCCAGCCTGGTGATGCTGGCCCTCTACGGCACCAACAGCCCGGTGAACCTTCATCTGCAGCACACGGCATGGGGCGTGGCGGTGGCGCTGGCCTTCGTCACGCTGCCCTTCGTGGTGCGTGCGGTGCAGCCCGTGCTGTTGGAGATCGACCGGGAGACCGAAGAGGCGGCGGCGTCGTTGGGTGCCAGCGGCCGGAAGGTTTTCACGTCGGTCGTGTTGCCGTCGTTGACCCCGTCGTTGTTGTCCGGCGCGGGCCTGGCCTTCTCGCGAGCGATCGGCGAGTTCGGGTCGGTGGTCCTGATCGGTGGCGCGGTACCCGGCAAGACGGAAGTGTCCTCGCAGTGGATACGAACCCTCATCGAGAACGACGACCGCACCGGTGCCGCCGCGATATCCATCGTGCTGCTGTCGATCTCGTTTGTCGTGCTGTTCATTCTGCGGATCGTGGGTGGGCGCGCGGCCAAGCGTCAGGAGCTGGCCAGGTGA
- a CDS encoding sensor domain-containing protein: protein MAEKRMGSICGIGMPRPAFVAALSGRRGGRGRRWCAAALLVVLMSATGCSVTVAGAARPPANPTPRSLAGQALKRVLLGRSALSRIVKESLEPDPRFPPLFGGPEMLGGAGVGWSESCLGVAVMMQRGAYRSANVKDVALTTWRPDAGSAAAVTRVQEAAISLPTAADADALFATFSRQWQECDGKTVPISGGSLPLEVQVSHVQSAVSVVAATISMRWSTAPLFSPPSLPAARAVGVRDNCLIEVEVDFIGTSGPSPGAQRDINSSALDIAQVMRDKVSALS, encoded by the coding sequence GTGGCCGAAAAGCGCATGGGAAGTATTTGCGGCATTGGAATGCCCCGGCCCGCGTTTGTTGCCGCGTTGTCCGGCCGTCGCGGCGGTCGCGGCCGGCGTTGGTGCGCAGCGGCACTTCTGGTCGTCCTGATGTCGGCGACGGGCTGCTCCGTCACGGTTGCCGGCGCGGCGCGGCCACCAGCGAACCCCACGCCGCGATCCCTCGCCGGGCAAGCCCTCAAGCGGGTGCTGCTCGGCAGGAGCGCGCTATCCCGCATCGTCAAGGAGTCGTTGGAGCCTGACCCGCGTTTCCCGCCGCTCTTCGGAGGTCCCGAGATGTTGGGGGGCGCGGGCGTGGGGTGGTCCGAAAGCTGCCTCGGAGTGGCGGTGATGATGCAGCGAGGCGCCTACCGATCCGCCAATGTGAAAGATGTTGCGCTCACCACCTGGCGGCCCGACGCCGGGTCCGCCGCGGCGGTGACCAGGGTGCAGGAGGCCGCCATCAGCCTGCCCACCGCCGCTGACGCCGATGCCCTTTTCGCGACGTTCTCCAGGCAGTGGCAAGAATGCGATGGCAAGACGGTGCCCATTTCGGGCGGAAGTCTGCCGCTGGAAGTGCAAGTCAGTCACGTCCAGAGCGCCGTTTCCGTTGTCGCGGCGACCATTTCGATGCGATGGAGCACAGCGCCCTTGTTCTCGCCCCCATCGCTTCCCGCCGCGCGGGCCGTCGGCGTGCGGGACAATTGCCTGATCGAGGTCGAGGTCGATTTCATCGGCACATCCGGCCCGTCGCCGGGAGCGCAGAGGGACATCAACTCCAGCGCGCTGGACATTGCGCAAGTCATGCGGGACAAAGTGAGCGCGCTGAGCTGA
- a CDS encoding CBS domain-containing protein: MRIADVLRNKGAAVVTINPEATVKELLAGLAEQNIGAMVVVGDEGVVGIVSERDVVRQLHTHGASVLSRPISKIMTANVATCTKADTVDSLSVLMTKNRVRHVPVLDGKKLIGIVSIGDVVKTRMEELEAEQQQLQSYITQG, translated from the coding sequence ATGCGGATTGCAGACGTCTTGCGGAACAAGGGCGCGGCGGTGGTGACCATCAACCCCGAGGCGACGGTCAAAGAGCTGCTCGCCGGCCTCGCCGAGCAGAACATCGGGGCCATGGTGGTCGTCGGCGACGAGGGCGTCGTCGGCATCGTCTCCGAGCGCGACGTCGTGCGCCAGCTGCACACCCACGGCGCCAGCGTGCTGTCGCGGCCGATCTCCAAGATCATGACCGCCAACGTCGCCACCTGCACGAAAGCCGACACGGTCGACTCCCTGAGCGTGCTGATGACGAAGAACCGGGTGCGCCACGTGCCGGTGCTCGACGGCAAGAAGCTGATCGGCATCGTCAGCATCGGCGACGTGGTGAAGACCCGAATGGAAGAACTCGAGGCCGAACAGCAGCAGCTGCAGTCCTACATCACGCAGGGCTGA
- a CDS encoding transglutaminase family protein produces the protein MWRLRVVHTTGYAYQSAVTASYNEARLTPRSNSRQNVILNRVETIPATRSYRYIDYWGTAVTAFDLHAPHTDLTVTSSSVVETEGPEPPVTDVGWRELDSEVVIDRFDELLRPTAHAPASKKVTSVAKKIAKSHQPAEAVVAAAHWVRGELEYLPGTTSVHSSGLDALNEGRGVCQDFVHLSLMLLRAMGIPAHYVSGYLHPKRNAVVGDTVDGRSHAWIQAWTGGWWSYDPTNETEISEQYVSVGAGRDYTDVPPLKGIYSGQGATDLDVVVEVTRLA, from the coding sequence ATGTGGCGGCTGCGTGTGGTGCACACCACCGGCTACGCCTACCAGTCGGCGGTTACCGCCTCCTACAACGAAGCGCGCCTGACCCCGCGGTCGAACTCCCGGCAGAACGTCATCCTCAACCGCGTCGAAACCATCCCGGCGACCCGGTCCTATCGCTACATCGATTATTGGGGCACGGCCGTAACGGCTTTCGACCTGCACGCGCCGCACACCGACCTCACCGTGACGTCGTCCTCGGTGGTCGAAACCGAGGGGCCCGAACCGCCGGTCACCGACGTCGGCTGGCGCGAGCTCGACTCCGAGGTCGTCATCGATCGGTTCGACGAATTGCTGCGCCCCACGGCCCACGCCCCGGCGAGCAAAAAGGTGACGTCCGTGGCCAAGAAGATCGCCAAGTCGCACCAGCCCGCCGAGGCCGTCGTCGCCGCGGCGCACTGGGTGCGCGGCGAGCTGGAATACCTCCCCGGCACCACCAGCGTGCACTCGTCGGGGCTGGATGCGCTGAACGAGGGCCGGGGAGTGTGCCAGGACTTCGTCCACCTGTCGCTGATGTTGTTGCGCGCCATGGGAATTCCCGCGCACTACGTTTCGGGGTACCTGCACCCCAAGCGCAACGCCGTGGTCGGGGACACCGTCGACGGGCGCAGTCACGCCTGGATCCAGGCGTGGACGGGCGGGTGGTGGAGCTACGACCCCACCAACGAAACCGAGATCTCCGAGCAATACGTCAGCGTGGGCGCCGGACGCGACTACACCGACGTCCCCCCGCTGAAAGGCATCTACTCCGGGCAGGGGGCGACCGATCTCGACGTCGTCGTGGAGGTCACCCGGCTGGCGTAG
- a CDS encoding sulfate ABC transporter substrate-binding protein has product MFNDIALRWRPAATVALIVAVVAGCSGGASDVVGGSGPTNARTSITLVAYSVPEPGWSKVIPAFNAADEGKGVQVIASYGASGDQSRGVLDGKPADVVNFSVEPDISRLVKAGKIAKDWNTDATKGIPFGSVVTLVVRKGNPKNIKDWDDLLRPGVEVITPSPLSSGSAKWNLLAPYAVKSEGGSNTQAGVDFISKLVHEHVKLRPGSGREATDVFVQGSGDVLISYENEAIATESAGKPVEHINPSQTFKIENPVAVVSTSPHLDAAVAFKNFQYTAAAQKVWAQAGFRPVDPAVAAEFRGQFPVPAKLWTIADLGGWQAADPQLFDKTTGSITKIYTQATG; this is encoded by the coding sequence ATGTTCAACGACATCGCCCTGCGGTGGCGGCCGGCGGCCACGGTTGCCCTGATCGTCGCGGTCGTGGCGGGGTGCAGCGGCGGTGCCAGTGACGTCGTCGGCGGTTCCGGACCGACCAACGCGCGCACCAGCATCACCCTGGTCGCCTATTCGGTCCCGGAACCCGGCTGGAGCAAGGTGATCCCGGCGTTCAATGCCGCCGACGAGGGCAAGGGCGTGCAGGTGATCGCCTCCTACGGCGCCTCCGGCGACCAATCACGCGGGGTCCTCGACGGCAAGCCGGCCGACGTCGTGAACTTCTCCGTCGAGCCGGACATCTCCCGGCTGGTAAAGGCCGGCAAGATTGCCAAAGACTGGAATACCGACGCCACCAAGGGAATTCCCTTCGGTTCGGTGGTGACTCTGGTGGTGCGTAAGGGCAACCCCAAGAACATCAAGGATTGGGACGACCTGCTGCGCCCGGGGGTGGAGGTCATCACCCCCAGTCCGCTGAGCTCGGGGTCGGCCAAGTGGAATCTGCTGGCACCGTATGCGGTCAAGAGCGAAGGTGGCAGCAACACCCAGGCCGGCGTCGACTTCATCAGCAAGTTGGTGCACGAACACGTCAAATTGCGTCCCGGTTCGGGACGGGAGGCCACCGACGTCTTCGTCCAGGGCAGCGGGGACGTGTTGATCAGCTACGAGAACGAGGCGATCGCCACCGAGAGCGCGGGCAAACCGGTGGAGCACATCAACCCGTCGCAGACGTTCAAGATCGAGAATCCGGTCGCGGTGGTGAGCACCAGCCCGCACCTGGACGCCGCGGTCGCCTTCAAGAACTTCCAATACACGGCCGCGGCGCAGAAGGTGTGGGCGCAGGCCGGCTTTCGGCCGGTCGACCCGGCCGTCGCGGCCGAATTCCGCGGCCAGTTTCCGGTGCCGGCAAAACTGTGGACCATCGCCGACCTCGGCGGTTGGCAGGCCGCGGATCCGCAGTTGTTCGACAAGACCACCGGCAGCATCACCAAGATCTACACGCAGGCCACCGGATGA
- a CDS encoding alpha-E domain-containing protein — MLARNAEALFWIGRYVERADDTARILDVVLHQLLEDSSVDPDQTSRLLLRVLGIDPPTHDLDVWSLTDLVAFSTNASGGSSIVDAITAARENAKSAREVTSSEIWECLNTTYHALAERERAARRLGPHEFLSYVEGRAAMFAGLADSTLSRDDGYRFMVLGRAIERVDMTVRLLLSRVGDSASSPAWVTLLRSAGAHDTYLRTYRGVLDAGRVVEFMMLDRLFPRSVFYSLRLAEHNLDELLHNRHSRIGATGEAQRLLGQARSELEFVQPGVLLESLELRLAGLQRTCRDVGEALSVQYFHVTPWVAWSDAGDRARLVGRPGDN, encoded by the coding sequence ATGCTGGCGCGTAACGCCGAGGCGCTGTTCTGGATCGGCCGCTATGTCGAGCGGGCCGACGACACGGCGCGCATTCTCGACGTGGTCCTGCACCAGCTGCTCGAGGATTCCAGCGTCGACCCCGACCAGACGTCACGGCTGTTGCTCCGGGTGCTCGGCATCGATCCCCCCACCCACGACCTCGACGTGTGGTCGTTGACCGACCTGGTGGCCTTCAGCACCAACGCTTCCGGGGGTTCGTCCATCGTCGACGCCATCACGGCGGCGCGGGAGAACGCGAAGTCGGCGCGGGAGGTGACGTCCAGCGAGATCTGGGAGTGCCTCAACACCACCTATCACGCGCTGGCCGAACGCGAGCGCGCCGCCAGACGCCTCGGGCCCCACGAATTCCTGTCCTACGTCGAGGGCCGGGCGGCGATGTTCGCCGGGCTGGCCGACTCGACGCTGTCGCGCGACGACGGGTACCGATTCATGGTGCTGGGTCGCGCGATCGAGCGGGTCGACATGACGGTCAGGCTGCTGCTGTCGCGGGTGGGGGACAGCGCGTCGTCCCCGGCATGGGTGACGCTGTTGCGCTCCGCGGGCGCCCACGACACCTATCTGCGCACCTACCGCGGCGTGCTCGACGCCGGGCGGGTCGTCGAGTTCATGATGCTCGACCGGCTTTTCCCGCGTTCGGTGTTCTATTCGCTGCGGCTGGCCGAACACAACCTCGACGAACTGCTGCACAACCGGCATAGCCGGATCGGGGCCACCGGGGAGGCGCAACGGCTGCTCGGGCAGGCCCGCAGCGAACTGGAATTCGTGCAGCCCGGTGTGCTGTTGGAATCCTTGGAGCTCCGCCTGGCCGGACTGCAGCGAACCTGTCGCGATGTCGGAGAAGCGTTGTCCGTTCAGTACTTTCACGTCACTCCCTGGGTGGCGTGGTCGGACGCCGGCGACCGCGCCAGGCTGGTCGGCCGGCCGGGAGATAACTGA
- a CDS encoding FAD-dependent oxidoreductase, with amino-acid sequence MAAPSSAPEATACLIAGGGPAGMVLGLLLARAGVEVTVMEKHADFLRDFRGDTVHASTLRLLDELGLGSRFAQIPHRLIDTVHMEIQNEPVALDLTRLPGAHKHIALVPQWDFLELVATAAEAEPTFRLLRSTEVTGVIRDADRVVGVTYRDQTGQVKNMRAELTVACDGRSSTVRSALGLEPQNFGAPMDVWWFRLPRHPGDPRGLAGVLRAGHAVIVIDRGDYYQIAYIIPKGTDARLRSQGIEALHRALVSMVPWLGDRVATLTSFDDVKLLDVQLNRLRRWYAGGVLLIGDSAHAMSPVGGIGINLAVADAVAAARILAGALRAGRVPTWRLARVQARRWLPTVLLQAAQRAIHANVIAAAVSGNEDSAPLGVRLVGRFAALRRLAGYLVAIGPLPEHAPRFARRRG; translated from the coding sequence ATGGCTGCCCCGTCGTCCGCGCCCGAGGCGACGGCCTGCCTGATCGCCGGCGGCGGCCCGGCGGGCATGGTGCTGGGCCTGCTGCTCGCCCGCGCCGGCGTCGAAGTCACGGTGATGGAAAAGCACGCCGACTTCCTCCGCGATTTTCGGGGGGACACCGTGCACGCGAGCACCTTGCGGCTCCTCGACGAGCTGGGCCTGGGCTCGCGGTTCGCGCAGATTCCGCATCGCCTCATCGACACCGTCCACATGGAGATACAGAACGAACCGGTGGCCCTCGACCTGACCCGTCTTCCGGGCGCGCACAAGCACATCGCCCTGGTGCCGCAGTGGGACTTCTTGGAGCTGGTGGCCACGGCCGCCGAGGCCGAGCCGACCTTCCGGCTGTTGCGCAGCACCGAGGTGACCGGCGTCATCCGGGACGCCGACCGCGTCGTCGGCGTCACCTACCGCGACCAGACCGGTCAGGTGAAAAACATGCGCGCCGAGCTGACCGTGGCCTGCGACGGTCGCTCTTCCACGGTCCGTTCGGCGCTCGGCCTCGAACCGCAGAATTTCGGCGCTCCCATGGACGTGTGGTGGTTCCGGTTGCCCCGCCACCCCGGCGATCCGCGGGGACTGGCCGGCGTGCTGCGGGCCGGACACGCGGTCATCGTGATCGACCGCGGCGACTACTACCAGATCGCCTACATCATCCCGAAGGGAACCGACGCCCGGCTGCGGTCGCAGGGCATCGAGGCCCTGCACCGTGCGCTGGTCAGCATGGTGCCCTGGCTCGGTGACCGCGTGGCGACGCTGACCTCGTTCGACGACGTGAAACTGCTTGACGTACAGCTGAATCGGCTTCGGCGCTGGTATGCCGGCGGCGTCCTGCTCATCGGCGACTCCGCGCACGCGATGTCACCGGTCGGCGGGATCGGCATCAACCTCGCGGTGGCGGACGCGGTGGCCGCGGCGCGCATCCTGGCCGGCGCGTTGCGCGCGGGCCGGGTGCCCACCTGGCGGTTGGCCCGGGTGCAGGCGCGTCGTTGGCTGCCCACCGTGCTGCTCCAGGCGGCGCAACGGGCGATCCATGCCAACGTGATAGCCGCGGCGGTCAGCGGAAACGAGGACAGCGCACCGCTGGGTGTGCGGCTGGTGGGCCGGTTCGCCGCGCTGCGGCGACTGGCCGGCTACCTCGTGGCGATCGGTCCGCTGCCCGAGCACGCACCGAGGTTTGCCCGCCGCCGCGGCTGA
- a CDS encoding ribonuclease Z: MIEITLLGTGSPIPDPNRAGPSTLIRAGGQAFLVDCGRGVLQRAAAVGVGAAGLSALLITHLHSDHIGDLGDLLITRWISTFAPDPAPLPIIGPPGTAETVEATLHAFRHDIEYRLAHHADLNAPPAVEVHECTEGAVWDRDGVSIRVAPTDHRPVAPTVGFRIDYGTASVVLAGDTVPCAGLDQLAAGASALVHTVIRKDIVANIPQQRLQDICDYHSSVEEAAETAARAGVGTLVMTHYVPALVPGQEEQWRALAASKFSGRIELGDDLLRVEINAP, encoded by the coding sequence ATGATCGAGATCACGCTCCTCGGGACGGGGAGTCCGATCCCCGACCCCAACCGGGCCGGGCCGTCGACACTGATCCGCGCCGGCGGGCAGGCGTTTCTGGTGGATTGCGGGCGTGGCGTGCTGCAGCGCGCGGCGGCGGTGGGCGTCGGCGCCGCCGGATTGTCGGCGCTGCTGATCACCCATTTGCACAGCGACCACATCGGCGACCTCGGCGACCTCCTCATCACCCGCTGGATCAGCACGTTCGCACCCGATCCGGCGCCGCTGCCGATCATCGGACCACCCGGGACCGCGGAGACGGTGGAGGCGACGCTGCACGCGTTCCGTCACGACATCGAGTACCGGCTCGCTCATCACGCCGACCTGAACGCCCCACCGGCGGTCGAGGTCCACGAATGCACCGAGGGGGCGGTGTGGGACCGCGACGGCGTGTCGATCCGCGTGGCGCCCACCGATCACCGGCCGGTGGCGCCGACCGTCGGATTCCGGATCGACTACGGGACGGCGTCGGTGGTGCTCGCCGGGGACACGGTGCCCTGCGCCGGGCTGGACCAGCTGGCGGCGGGCGCGAGCGCGCTGGTGCACACCGTGATCCGCAAGGACATCGTCGCCAACATTCCGCAACAGCGGCTCCAGGACATCTGCGACTACCACTCGTCGGTCGAAGAGGCGGCGGAAACCGCGGCCCGTGCCGGGGTCGGCACCCTGGTCATGACGCACTACGTGCCGGCGCTGGTGCCGGGCCAAGAAGAACAGTGGCGGGCGCTGGCGGCCTCGAAGTTCAGCGGTCGGATCGAACTGGGCGACGACCTGCTTCGCGTCGAAATCAACGCGCCGTAA